Part of the Coriobacteriaceae bacterium genome is shown below.
ACCGATGTCCTCGAGCAGCTCCTCGCACGACACGTGATACTTAACGTGCGCGTTAACCAGGTAGAGCAGGTCGGTCACCTTGGTGTCGCCCTTAAAGCGGCGACCGCAGGCGGAAACCACCACAAAACGGCGGGCAGGGTCGGCATCGACGATGGCCTTGATCTTCTTGAAGTGTTCGGCGTCGGCGACCGACGAGCCGCCAAACTTGGCAATTTTTATCATGGCGTGGAGGTTACCTTTCTAAAAGCCTCTGCAAACCTGTTTTGCGCGCTCTGATACCATGGTTTCACCGATTGGGACCAAGGTATCCGAGGAGCACTGTTATATGGGAACTTATCATAGTACACGAGGACGCACTTTATCATGCTCAAGTAAGGTGGCAATCCGTACCGGCATCGCTCCCGACGGGGGTTTGTTTGTCTCGGACGAGCTTGGCACCCAGCAGGTCGATATCAGCTCGCTTGCTGATAAATCGTACTTTGAAATCGCTCAAAATGTGTTGGGAATGTTACTGAACGATTACACGGACGAAGAAATTTCGGCGTGTGTCGACGAGGCATACCGCGGCACGTTCGCGAGTGAAGAGGTCACGCCTCTCGTCAAGCTCGACGCAGCACCGGGCACCGACGCCCCTCAGACCTATGTGATGGAGCTCTTTGGCGGCCCCACGAGCGCCTTCAAGGACGTCGCCCTGCAGATGCTCCCCCGCCTCATGGCCCGCACCTCCGCCCAGGACGGCGGCGCCGAGCGCATCATGATCGTCACCGCCACGTCGGGTGACACGGGCAAGGCAGCACTCGCCGGCTTTGCCGACGCCCCGGGCACGGGCATCACCGTCTTTTATCCCGAGGGCAAAGTCAGCCGCGTACAGAATCTGCAGATGTCCACTCAGGAGGGCGATAACGTCGCCGTCTGCGGCATCCGCGGCAACTTTGACGACGCCCAGAGCGCCGTCAAGCGCATCTTTGCCGATAAGGAGCTTGCCGAGCGTCTGGAGGCCGCAGGCACGGTGCTTTCGAGCGCCAACTCCATCAACGTCGGCCGTCTGGTACCGCAGGTCGTCTACTACTTTGCCGCCTATGCGCAGCTGTTGCGCGCCGGCGCCATCGAGGCCGGCGACGCCGTGGAGTTCTGCGTACCGACCGGCAACTTTGGCGATATCCTGGCCGGTTACTATGCCAAGCGCATGGGTCTGCCCGTCGCCAAGCTCATCGTCGCGAGCGACAAGAACAACGTGCTGGCTGACTTCCTGAGCACCGGCGTCTACGACCGCAACCGCCCGTTCTTCACGACCATCTCGCCTTCGATGGACATCCTCATCAGCTCTAACCTGGAGCGCATGCTCTACTTCCTGTCCGATGGCGACTGTGAGCTCGTTGCCGGCCTTATGGAGCAGCTGGCGCGGACTGGTCGCTACGAAGTTCCCGCCGACCTGCTGGCAAAGATTCAGAGCGTCTTTGGCTGCGGTTGGGCCAGCGAGGACGAGGTACGCACTGCCATCAAGAGCTGCTGGGACGCGAACGGCTACGTGATCGACCCGCACACCGCCTGCGGCTATCACGTCTTTGAGCAGGTCGCTCCCGCCGAGGGCGCCAAGGCCCGCGTGCTGCTTTCGACCGCCAGCCCCTACAAGTTCCCGCGCGCCTGCTGCGACGCCCTGGGCCTCGACGTTCCCGAGGACGACTTTGAGGCCATGCGCGTGCTCGAGCAGGCAACCAACACGGTTGCCCCGGTCCAGCTCGCCGAGCTCGAGTCCAAGCCCGTCCGCTTCGAAGACGTCTGCGACGTAGCCGACATGGCCAACTACGTAGAGCAGGCTGCAAAAAAGATGGCTACCAACTAAACCCTTACTAGGCGCCGGCGAAAGCCGGCGCACCTTCTTTTATCAGATACTCACCGGGATAATGACGAGCTGACATGCGGGTCTGCCTGTTTAGTTCGTCGCGAGTTCCGCACGAGCCGGAAAGCACTTAATGTGCTTTCCGAGCGAGCCAGGACTGCCCGAGCAGCGAACTAAACAGGCAGACCGCCCAGGAGATTCCCATGATCAAAATCACCGTCCCCGCCACCAGCGCGAACCTAGGCATTGGCTACGACACCCTCGGCATGGCCGTCAGCCTCTACTCGCACTTCACCTTCGAGCGCGCCGACAAGCTCACCATCACGGGCTGCCCCGAGGAATTCCAAAACGAGAACAACCTGGTCTACGTTAGCTTTGTCGATGCACTGGCCGCATGGGGCGAGCCGGCCTTCCCCGTCGCCATCGACATTCAGACTGACGTTCCCGTCGCCCGCGGCCTGGGCTCCAGCTCCACCTGTGTCGTCGCCGGCATTATGGCCGCCGCCGCGCTGACAGGCCACACCGTCGACCGTGCCGAGCTCGTCCGCATTGCCACCGAGGTCGAGGGCCATCCCGATAACGTCGCCCCCGCTATCCTGGGCGGCGCCGTCTGCTCCTTTACGCCGACCGATTCGCTCCCCCAGTGCCTGCGCTACGAGGTGAGCGATCGCCTGCGTTTTATTACCGTGATTCCTCCCTACGAGGTGCATACGAGCGAGGCGCGCAAGGTCGTGCCGCAGGAGGTTCCGCTCTCCACCGCCGTATGGCAGATGGGCCGCATCGCCGGCATGACGCGCGGTCTTGAGTCCGGCAACCTCGACCTGATTGCCGCCGCCAATGACGACCGCATCCAGGAACCCTATCGTCGCCGTCTGATTCCCGACTACAACGCCGTGCGCGACACCTGCCTTAACGGCGGCGCCAAGACCATCTGGATCAGCGGATCGGGCTCGACCCTTATGGCTGTGACCGACGACACCATCGTGGCAAAGTTCCTGCAGGTCAAGCTGCGCGAGCAGTTCCCTAAGTGTGATACGCATATTCTGACGTGCGACACGGAAGGCGCTCAAATCGAGTACCTGTAGACATCGCCGATCGGTCTGTCCGGGCCACCCAGGGGCATCCCCTTAAAAACGTCCTCGCACTTGAGGCCCGCTTATCCTGCTCCTTCGGAGCTGCGGATAAGCGGGCCTCGTGCTGCGGAATATTTTTAAGGGGATGCCCCTGGGTGGCCCTATGGCAACGTGGCGAGCGATGTCTACAGGGACCCACGCTTTGAAGGGGCGCCGGGCTGATAATTTGGCTCTTTATTGGGGAGGGCTCTTGCTAGGCTGGGGCACTTATTAGAGGCAGGCTTCGGCGATGCGGCGCTTGAGTTCGTCGATGCCGGTGCCGGTTTGGGAGCTTGTGATGATTACGTTTTCGGCCGGGACGTTGAGTTGCTTTTTGATGGCAGCTGCCTGGCGGGCCTGCTGGGTGCGGCTGAGCTTGTCGGCCTTGGTGAGGCAGACGATAAAGTTGAACTCGTTGCCCTGCAGATAGTCGATCATGTCATGGTCGAGCTTGCTCGGGTCGTGACGAATATCCACCAGCGACACGACCAGGTTAAAGCTGCGCTCGGAGTCGAAGAAGTCGCCGATGAGCTCGGCCCAACGGTCGCGCTCGGCCTTGGAACGACGGGCGAAACCGTAGCCCGGCAGGTCGACAAAGTGAACGTCGTCGGCCTCAAAGAAGTTGATGTTGCTTGTCTTGCCCGGCGTGCTCGAAACCTTCACCAGGTTCTTGCGGCCAAAGAGCTTGTTCATAATGGACGACTTGCCCACGTTGGAGCGGCCAACAAAGCTCACCTCGGGACAGGTGGACTCGGGGATCTGCGAAACCTTGCCGTAGCTGGCGACGAACTTGGCAAGCTGGTAGTTAATGGAATCGGCCATGGACACTCCTTGGTCGTAGGATCTTGCAAAAAACGCGCTATTGCGCAGCGGCAATGCGTCGAACGATATCGAGCGTGATATCGCTTGCGGCACGCGCATACTCGAACAAATCGAACTCGCGGTCGCAAATCGCATCATACGCCTCGTCACAATTATCGCTGATAGCACGCAGCACCAGGCAATCGACACCATTTTTGGTTGCGACATGGGCAATTGCCGCGCCCTCCATGCCGACACAATCGGCATGCGTCGCCTCGATGGCATCATTGCGCATAGCGGCGCCCGTCACAAAGCGGTTACCCGTGGCAATCGTGCCGACCAGGAACTGCTTTGCACCCTCGTTCGAAGCGGTCTCATTTGTCGAAGCATCAACAAACCCACGCTCAGCAAGCACATCGGCGGCAATATCGACCAGCGCGGGCGTCGAGACAAACTCCTCGAGCCCCGGTGCAGACTCGGCGATAAGCGCGGTATCGGTATCTAGATAGCGCAGGCATTTGCCAATGACGACATCGTCGATATGGAGCTTGGGATTCAGGCCACCTGCGATACCAGAAAACACAACTGCCTGTGGAGCATACTTGCTAATGAGGTGCTGTGTTGCGGCGGAAGCGTTTACCGTGCCCATACCCGCCGTCGTGGCGACAATCGACAGGCCGTCGAGCCCGCCGGTCACAACGTTCAAGCCCGCCTCCTGTACCATGCAAACGTTGCTCAACTCTTCCTTAATCTGCATGATCTCTTTTTCGAGCGCACCGATAATCGCGATGGTAGCCATGCCATTCCCCAAACCTATACGAAATTCTCAACCACGGTATGGTACCAGCATTTTGTTTGACCTCGTCAAACGAACACGTTAGGCCAGCGCAGCTCGGGTATCAAAGAATGTCTTAGCAATCGCAGCCACCAGCTCGCTCGAGCGATCGCTCCATGGCATCGATGTCATGATACTCATAATGTAGGTGTCGCCATCGACATCGATGAGGCCCGCATCGCATGTCGAATAGCAACCATCCTCGCTAATCCAGCCGGCCTTGTTGCGCACCAGGGCTTGGTCGTCCGCAATGCCGTCGCGGATAAAGGACCGGGTCGTAGAGGCCAGAAGATCCGATAGCCATTGCGACGTCTCGGTATCACGGCTCAAATACTCGCTCATCTCGCGCCACAACTTGGCCGAGGTGCGCGGGCAATAGGTGGGAAAATCACTCATCGGATCGAGTGCGGTATCGTAATCGATGCCAAGACTGGCAATCCAATCTCGTAACCGACACGGTCAAACGTCGCGCGTAACGCAATAAACGAATCGTTGTCCGAATTAACGATCGCGGCCTCGATCAGGTCGCGCACCGTCTGCCAACCCATGTTGTAGCCACCATAGGTGCCAAGGGAATCATCGAGTGAAACCTGACCCGTCTCGACCAGAAATTCGCAGATGTACAACGCATAGAGCGCCTTGTAGCTACTCGCGCCGTAAACCTCGACATCGGGGTTATACGTCACGCCCTTGCCGCTTGACAGGTCGTAGAACACCACGCCCACATCGCCTAGCTCCTGCGCCCGACTCAGGGCATCCTGGAGCAAGGCAAGGCTCTCATCCTCCAAGGTAGGAGTCTTGTTATCCACCAACGAGAAGGCCTGAACGGTATCACCCGAAGGGATATCGTTGAAGTCCGCCTTCGAAAGTCTCGTCTTGAGATCTGCCGACGCTTTGGACTTTGAAACCTTCTCGTTTTGCGTCTGTACCGTTGACGCATCTGAGTGTGCCATTCGCTCCGACGCGTAGGTTTTGGCGGTAATTCCGAGGATAATAATCGCCAACGTTAGCATCCCAATGGCGGCAATCTTCGTCACGCGGACGCGAGCGTCGGCAAGGCCACGCGAAGATGTGCCCTTCGTCTCATATCTGCTGCTATGCTGCGGCATATACTCGTCCCGCGATGCGTTATTTCGCACGTGGTCTCCTGACTGCTACCGTTCATATACGAGCAGCATAATACCGAGCAGGCATTTCTTTCCAAAGATATTCAGCGGCGTTTAAGGCGTCTTTAAAGAAACCACAAGCGTATTTATCCAAATGGCGCGATTCTGTTGCGCATCTCCGCCCAAAACGCAGTTGCGGTGGAATAGTTCCTATTTGGGCGGCATAAGCCGAAAAACAAGAACTATTCCACCGCAACTTGACGGAGCTCTTTGGCAATCAACTTGGTGCCCAGGGGCACTCATTTAAGTCTGTCCCCAATGAGTGCCTTTGGGGAGCGAAAATGGCTCGCTAGCCGATAGCGTTTTTGAGTTCCGCGCGACGCTTTTTCATGCCCGTCATGACGGCGTTGCGCAGCTCGGGCATGCGCGCGGTATCCATCTGTGGAACGCCCTCGAGCTTATAGGGAATGCCCAATTGCTCGTACTTGACGACACCCATCGTGTGATACGGCAGCATTTCCAGGCCCACCACGTTGTGCCATGGAGCGATGAGGCGGCCGAGCGCCTCGCACTCCTCAACCGTATCGGTAATGCCGGGCACCACCACGTGGCGGATAACGACCTTAATCTTGCGACGGGCAAGCTCATCACCAAACGCCAGAATGCGTGCGGGATCGCAACCGGTCAGCTTTTTATGCTCAACGGGATCGGCATGCTTGATGTCGAGCAGCACCATGTCGGTCTCGTTGAGAACAGTATCGAACTTCTCGGGATGGTTGGGGTCAAACGCATAGCCGCAGCTGTCGAGGCAGGTATGCACGCGGCCATCGGGGTTGTTGTGCATTGCACGGAACAGGTCGGCTAAAAACGCGGGCTGCAAGAGCGGCTCGCCGCCGGACACCGTAATACCGCCGCTGCGGTAAAACTCATGGTTGCTCTGGAACTCGTCCATCAGGTGCTCGACGGTCACCATGGTGCCGCCGCTAACCGACCAGGTATCGGGGTTGTGGCAATACGCACAGCGCATGGGGCAGCCCTGAACAAACACCACAAAGCGGATGCCGGGTCCATCGACCGTTCCCATCGTCTCAATCGAATGTACGCGGCCCAGGGCAAACGCAGAGTCCTCGGGACGAGCGTCCACACCCTCGAGCGTCATCTCAGCCATTCCCGCTACCTTGCCTCTCATTGGTTTTAGCTACATAAATGCCAGAATCATTCTAGCCCATACGCATGATGGCGAAACGGTTTAGCGGTCAATTGGGTTGTCCTATTTGGCCCTACGCAAGAGCGGCGGGAAGGTTATCGCAACCCGCCCGCCGCTGAGGCAATAGAAATCGATAGACGCCAGACCTTACGCCTTAAGCGTGAGCACCGCACCGAAGGCGGTCGGGCCGCAATGGCTCGAGATGACACCGCCGACCTGAGTCCAGGTAACGTCCTTAAAGCCCAGGTCGTGCGCATAGACTTCCATGTCGTCGCGCAGCTCCTGGGAAAGGCCTACCGAATACGCCAGGCCAATATGCGAGTAGTCAATCTCGCCCTTCGCAACCATGTGGTCAATAAAGGCGCGGGCGCACTTGAGCATAGAGCCGCGGAACTTCTTGGTTGCCACGAACTTGCCGCCCGTTACCTCAATGCAGGGCTTAATCTTGAGCAGATGGGCACCGAGGAATGCCACGTTGGATAGACGACCGCCCGCCTTAAGGAAGGCTAGGTCGGTAGGAACAAAGCCCAGCAGCACACGGTCCATGACGGAATTCGTAAATGCAAAGATTTCGTCGACGGTGGCATCGGGGTGAGCCTCGATGTATTTGGCGGTCTCGACGGCAACAAGCGACTGGCCCACCGAGACAAAACGCGTGTCCATGGAGTAGACGTAGTCGCGACCCTTGGCGGCAATCTTAGAAGACTGGTGTGAGCAGGTCGTGGCCTCGGAATACGCAAGGTGCAGAATAGTCGCATCGGGCTGCTCGGCATGGATGCGATCGTACACGTGCGCAAAATCTGCCGGCGCGCAGCCGCTGGTCTTGGGCATCACGCCAAACTCGTTGCAGCGCGAATAAATCTCGAGCGGATCGATCGAGCCGTCCTCGACGGTCTCGTCACCAATCGTGACATGCATAGGTACGCGCACGATACCGTAGCGTTCGCAGAGCTCCGGCGTCACATCCGAACCAGACTCAACCACGATTACGTACTTGCCCATTATCATCACGACCCATCTCAACATTGGCTTTTCAACACATGGCACGCGCCGCCGCACTGTTGCACAACGGCGGCAGAGCGCCAAAGAGACGCCGCCCCTTGCACACAACAAAGGACAGCGTCTCCCTGGAAAAACTCCGTGCTAATCTGAGATTCTACACGGTTTATTACTAAGTGTTACTTACTCCGCAAACGGTCGCTATACGCGATAAACGGTAGTTCGCTGCGGCAACTGCGACACATTCCGCCCAGCAAGTCCAATCGTGCTCCACACACGGTTAATGCGCGAGGCGGTAGAAATTCATCGATGCCGCGCCCTCGGCGTGCAGCTCCATCGCCGGAACCGCCGGCGAATAGGTACGGCTCGTAAGTGCCGCCTCGCCGCCATTTGCAAAAATCTCGACCATCGTAGTGTCCGAAA
Proteins encoded:
- a CDS encoding DegV family EDD domain-containing protein, with amino-acid sequence MGKYVIVVESGSDVTPELCERYGIVRVPMHVTIGDETVEDGSIDPLEIYSRCNEFGVMPKTSGCAPADFAHVYDRIHAEQPDATILHLAYSEATTCSHQSSKIAAKGRDYVYSMDTRFVSVGQSLVAVETAKYIEAHPDATVDEIFAFTNSVMDRVLLGFVPTDLAFLKAGGRLSNVAFLGAHLLKIKPCIEVTGGKFVATKKFRGSMLKCARAFIDHMVAKGEIDYSHIGLAYSVGLSQELRDDMEVYAHDLGFKDVTWTQVGGVISSHCGPTAFGAVLTLKA
- the thrC gene encoding threonine synthase — encoded protein: MGTYHSTRGRTLSCSSKVAIRTGIAPDGGLFVSDELGTQQVDISSLADKSYFEIAQNVLGMLLNDYTDEEISACVDEAYRGTFASEEVTPLVKLDAAPGTDAPQTYVMELFGGPTSAFKDVALQMLPRLMARTSAQDGGAERIMIVTATSGDTGKAALAGFADAPGTGITVFYPEGKVSRVQNLQMSTQEGDNVAVCGIRGNFDDAQSAVKRIFADKELAERLEAAGTVLSSANSINVGRLVPQVVYYFAAYAQLLRAGAIEAGDAVEFCVPTGNFGDILAGYYAKRMGLPVAKLIVASDKNNVLADFLSTGVYDRNRPFFTTISPSMDILISSNLERMLYFLSDGDCELVAGLMEQLARTGRYEVPADLLAKIQSVFGCGWASEDEVRTAIKSCWDANGYVIDPHTACGYHVFEQVAPAEGAKARVLLSTASPYKFPRACCDALGLDVPEDDFEAMRVLEQATNTVAPVQLAELESKPVRFEDVCDVADMANYVEQAAKKMATN
- the mtnN gene encoding 5'-methylthioadenosine/S-adenosylhomocysteine nucleosidase: MATIAIIGALEKEIMQIKEELSNVCMVQEAGLNVVTGGLDGLSIVATTAGMGTVNASAATQHLISKYAPQAVVFSGIAGGLNPKLHIDDVVIGKCLRYLDTDTALIAESAPGLEEFVSTPALVDIAADVLAERGFVDASTNETASNEGAKQFLVGTIATGNRFVTGAAMRNDAIEATHADCVGMEGAAIAHVATKNGVDCLVLRAISDNCDEAYDAICDREFDLFEYARAASDITLDIVRRIAAAQ
- the yihA gene encoding ribosome biogenesis GTP-binding protein YihA/YsxC, giving the protein MADSINYQLAKFVASYGKVSQIPESTCPEVSFVGRSNVGKSSIMNKLFGRKNLVKVSSTPGKTSNINFFEADDVHFVDLPGYGFARRSKAERDRWAELIGDFFDSERSFNLVVSLVDIRHDPSKLDHDMIDYLQGNEFNFIVCLTKADKLSRTQQARQAAAIKKQLNVPAENVIITSSQTGTGIDELKRRIAEACL
- the thrB gene encoding homoserine kinase, whose translation is MIKITVPATSANLGIGYDTLGMAVSLYSHFTFERADKLTITGCPEEFQNENNLVYVSFVDALAAWGEPAFPVAIDIQTDVPVARGLGSSSTCVVAGIMAAAALTGHTVDRAELVRIATEVEGHPDNVAPAILGGAVCSFTPTDSLPQCLRYEVSDRLRFITVIPPYEVHTSEARKVVPQEVPLSTAVWQMGRIAGMTRGLESGNLDLIAAANDDRIQEPYRRRLIPDYNAVRDTCLNGGAKTIWISGSGSTLMAVTDDTIVAKFLQVKLREQFPKCDTHILTCDTEGAQIEYL
- the pflA gene encoding pyruvate formate-lyase-activating protein, giving the protein MAEMTLEGVDARPEDSAFALGRVHSIETMGTVDGPGIRFVVFVQGCPMRCAYCHNPDTWSVSGGTMVTVEHLMDEFQSNHEFYRSGGITVSGGEPLLQPAFLADLFRAMHNNPDGRVHTCLDSCGYAFDPNHPEKFDTVLNETDMVLLDIKHADPVEHKKLTGCDPARILAFGDELARRKIKVVIRHVVVPGITDTVEECEALGRLIAPWHNVVGLEMLPYHTMGVVKYEQLGIPYKLEGVPQMDTARMPELRNAVMTGMKKRRAELKNAIG